The segment TATTTGGTCATTTCAAAACCATTGTTGGCAAAATACCACCCTTTTACTGTGATGAAATGGATATTTATTTTAGCTGTTCCAATGGTTACTGCTGCCACATGGCAAGATGTTATAGCAGTAGATTGGAAAGCGATTCCACTACCTATTTGGGGAGCAATAGCTTATGTTGTTATCTGTACTAGTTTTTTAGCTTATCTATTTTATGCCATTGCAATGCGTGTATTAAATGCCAGTACAGCTAGTTTTTATATTTATTTCCAGCCAGTAGTGGCCACAATTGTAGCTATCATTGTTTTTGATGAATCGTTGAAAACCGTTCAAGTAATGGCAGCAGCCTTGATATTTACAGGAGTTTACTTAGTGAGTATCAAAAAGAAACAAAAAAAGTCGACTAACTAATCAATACTAAATGAGTTAAGAAGGATAATTTCTTTCACTTACCATTTAACTAACCAATTCAAATAATGTCAGCAAAACATCTCACAAAACTTCAAGCTCACTTTTTCTTAATTGGTGCAGCTTTAGCTTATGGAGCCAATTATAATATAGCTAAAATCGTAATGCCTGATTATGTTCAGCCTAAGGGCTTTATCTTAATGAGGGTAATTTTTGCCGCCATATTATTTACCATTATCCAAGGAGTTTTTGTCAAAGAAAAAATTGAAAGCAAGAAGGACTATAGAAAGTTGATTTTTGCTGCTTTTTTTGGAGCTTGTTTGAATATGCTCACTTTCTTTGAAGGACTATCATTAACCTCTCCTATTAATGCGTCAGTGATTATGGTGTCTTCTCCAATATTAGTGTTAATTATGTCGGCATTTATATTAAAGGAGAAAGTAACATCAAAAAAAGTAGTTGGTATTGTATTAGGATTGATAGGTGCTTTGATTTTAGTAGGTATGAATGGTTTCGACTTTTCTAGTGGAACTGCAAAAGGTGATATCCTTGTAATCATCAATGCCTGTTCTTACGGTTACTATTTAATATTGATAAAACCTTTAGCCACTAAATATCATCCATTCACTATTTTAAAATGGGTATTTATCTTCGGAGTTCCTATGGTTTTACCTTTTGGTATTATGGATTTAGTAGAAGCACAGTGGCTAACTTTTACTCCAAAAGTAATAGGCGCTATAGCCTTTGTTTTAGTTGGAGCTACATGTATCACCTATTTATTTAATGCAATAAGTCTACAAGTTCTAAATGCAAGTACAACGAGCTTCTATATTTATTTTCAACCATTAATAGCTGGAGCTATTGCCATCTTTCTGTTTGATGAACAGCCTAGATGGGAACAATTATATGCTGCCATCTTAATTTTTATAGGGGTTGCCTTAATCTCAAACTGGAGAGGTAAACCCAATAATTAAATTAGTCCTGTACAATCTGTCCATCTCTAACCTTTACGATTCTATCCGCTTTTTTAGCCAACTGAGGATCATGAGTCACAATAACTAAAGTTGTTTGATGATTTTTATTGAGTTCAAACAATAAGTTTTCAACATGTAAACTAGTTTCTTCATCTAGGTTTCCTGTTGGCTCATCAGCAAATAAAATCTTAGGGGTAGTAATAAATGCTCTAGCCAAAGCTACTCTCTGTTGCTCTCCTCCTGATAATTGATTAGGGTAATGTTTCTCTCTGCCTTCCAAACCAACACTATTTAGCATGTCTAAAGCTTTTTGTTTGGCATTTTTTTGTCCTTGCAGCTCTAGAGGTGTCATCACGTTTTCTAAGGCAGTCAGTGAGGGTAACAATTGAAAATTCTGAAATATAAAGCCTACTTTCTGATTTCTAAGGTCGGCTTTATCATCTTCAGAAAGTGATGTTAGATCAACATCATCAATCAATACTTTACCAGAAGTAGGTTGGTCTAGTCCTGCTGCTAATCCTAATAATGTAGTTTTACCAGATCCAGATGCACCAACTATAGCTATGCTTTCTCCTTTTTTTACTTCAAAAGAAACATCTTTAATAATTTGTAAATCCTTTCCTGAAGAGGGGAAA is part of the Flammeovirga agarivorans genome and harbors:
- a CDS encoding ABC transporter ATP-binding protein; this encodes MLKIENLIKTFPSSGKDLQIIKDVSFEVKKGESIAIVGASGSGKTTLLGLAAGLDQPTSGKVLIDDVDLTSLSEDDKADLRNQKVGFIFQNFQLLPSLTALENVMTPLELQGQKNAKQKALDMLNSVGLEGREKHYPNQLSGGEQQRVALARAFITTPKILFADEPTGNLDEETSLHVENLLFELNKNHQTTLVIVTHDPQLAKKADRIVKVRDGQIVQD
- a CDS encoding DMT family transporter, which encodes MSAKHLTKLQAHFFLIGAALAYGANYNIAKIVMPDYVQPKGFILMRVIFAAILFTIIQGVFVKEKIESKKDYRKLIFAAFFGACLNMLTFFEGLSLTSPINASVIMVSSPILVLIMSAFILKEKVTSKKVVGIVLGLIGALILVGMNGFDFSSGTAKGDILVIINACSYGYYLILIKPLATKYHPFTILKWVFIFGVPMVLPFGIMDLVEAQWLTFTPKVIGAIAFVLVGATCITYLFNAISLQVLNASTTSFYIYFQPLIAGAIAIFLFDEQPRWEQLYAAILIFIGVALISNWRGKPNN